The following are encoded together in the Ovis aries strain OAR_USU_Benz2616 breed Rambouillet chromosome 15, ARS-UI_Ramb_v3.0, whole genome shotgun sequence genome:
- the LOC101106879 gene encoding olfactory receptor 6Q1: MQPGIPNQTHRTEFVLLGFAEAHETRLFLFALFLTMYLLTLLENLAIIVVVGLDHRLHRPMYFFLTHLSCLEIGYTSVTAPKMLAGLLGVAGGQRISYAGCLSQLFVFTFLGATECFLLAAMAYDRYVAICLPLRYGALVSWGACVRLAAACWLGGFLTPVLPVYLTSRLTFCGPNVIDHFFCDASPLLALACSDIAPKETADLLVSLAVLLASSAVIAASYGRIVWTLLRIRAAAERGKAFSTCAAHLAVVSLFYGTLFFMYVRTGAASSISFNKVVSIFYSIVTPMLNPLIYSLRNQEVKGALGRAFSSRSWKGQ, from the coding sequence ATGCAGCCGGGCATCCCCAACCAGACCCACAGGACGGAGTTTGTCTTGCTGGGCTTCGCTGAGGCGCACGAGACACGCCTCTTCCTCTTTGCCCTCTTCCTCACCATGTACCTGCTCACCTTGCTGGAGAACTTGGCCATCATCGTGGTGGTGGGCTTGGATCACCGCCTCCATAGGCCCATGTATTTCTTCCTGACGCACTTGTCCTGCCTTGAGATCGGGTACACGTCAGTCACGGCGCCCAAGATGCTGGCAGGTCTCCTCGGGGTGGCTGGAGGCCAGAGGATCTCCTACGCGGGCTGCCTCTCCCAGCTTTTCGTCTTCACCTTCCTCGGCGCCACCGAGTGCTTCCTGCTGGCGGCCATGGCCTACgaccgctacgtggccatctgcCTGCCTCTCCGGTACGGGGCCCTGGTGTCCTGGGGCGCCTGCGTCCGGCTGGCTGCCGCCTGTTGGCTGGGGGGCTTCCTCACCCCCGTGTTGCCCGTCTACCTCACGTCCCGACTGACGTTCTGTGGCCCCAACGTCATCGACCACTTCTTCTGCGACGCCTCGCCGCTGCTGGCCCTGGCCTGCTCGGACATCGCCCCGAAGGAGACCGCAGACCTCCTGGTCTCCCTGGCCGTGCTCCTGGCCTCCTCCGCAGTCATCGCCGCGTCCTACGGCCGCATCGTCTGGACGCTGCTTCGGATCCGCGCGGCTGCGGAGCGCGGgaaggccttctccacctgcgCAGCCCACCTGGCCGTGGTGAGCCTCTTCTATGGCACTCTCTTCTTCATGTACGTCCGCACCGGAGCGGCCTCTTCCATCAGCTTCAACAAGGTGGTGTCCATCTTCTACTCCATCGTCACGCCCATGCTCAACCCCCTCATCTACAGCCTTCGAAACCAAGAGGTGAAGGGAGCTCTGggaagagccttctccagcaggtcttggaAAGGTCAGTGA